Proteins encoded by one window of Juglans regia cultivar Chandler chromosome 15, Walnut 2.0, whole genome shotgun sequence:
- the LOC108988540 gene encoding uncharacterized protein LOC108988540 codes for MWVEHPVFIGFIKQVWDVPVIGTGLVILACKLKKVKVALREWNKRVFGRTNTHIESLEAKVEGLEGCLQREWDIDAERELVLASDKLNSWRRREDIRLAQNKMEYGIWKVIVHVWLANKRRKRIKGMRTPDGVEFNSPEEIHNGAVEYFADFLKNTNQSRVLPNLSDLISPVIDVEDCTCLCFTHSLDEVKKALFSIPINSSPGPDGFGAGFFQGDRGLRQGDPLSPYLFIIIQEVLSRLLKQSVSSHKIDNFSQPRGTPQISHLMYADDIVPQSIIKL; via the exons atgtgggttgagcatccAGTATTTATTGGTTTTATAAAGCAGGTGTGGGATGTGCCGGTGATTGGGACGGGGCTTGTCATTCTTGCTTGTAAGCTTAAAAAGGTGAAAGTGGCTCTTCGTGAATGGAATAAGCGAGTGTTTGGTAGGACTAATACCCATATTGAATCTTTGGAAGCGAAGGTTGAGGGTCTGGAAGGTTGTCTGCAAAGAGAGTGGGATATTGATGCCGAGAGGGAGCTTGTGCTGGCTTCGGATAAATTAAATTCTTGGAGACGTAGGGAAGATATCAGATTAGctcaaaataaaatggaatatgGAATATGGAAGGTGATCGTTCATGTATGGTTAGCTAATAAACGACGTAAAAGAATCAAAGGGATGAGAACTCCGGATGGGGTAGAGTTTAACTCGccagaagaaattcataatggaGCTGTTGAGTATTTTGcggattttcttaaaaatactaaccaGTCACGAGTACTTCCGAATTTATCAGATTTGATTTCACCAGTTATTGATGTTGAGGATTGTACATGTCTTTGTTTTACCCATTCATTGGATGAAGTAAAGAAGGCTCTTTTTTCGATTCCTATAAACAGTTCTCCtgggccagatggttttggagcag GTTTCTTCCAAGGTGATCGTGGGTTACGTCAGGGGGATCCATTAtcgccttatctttttattattattcaggaAGTTCTTTCTCGTCTTTTGAAGCAGAGTGTGTCATCACATAAGATTGATAATTTCTCCCAACCTAGAGGTACTCCTCAGATCTCACACCTTATGTACGcagatgatatt GTTCCTCAATCAATTATAAAGCTCTAA